The Sporomusaceae bacterium FL31 sequence GCAGAGCGGCAGGCGCCTTAAGCCCGGCGTTGTTCAGCATGGCCTCCTGGATAAAGACCTCTACCGGCTTCCCGTCGGCTACAACACAGCCTTGAGACAAAACAACAATGCGATCAGCATACCGGGCAGCCACTTCGGCATCATGGGTACAAAAGATAACCGTGCCTCCCTGACTGGTATATTCCAGTAATAACTGCACAATGTCCTTAATATGGCCGATATCCTGTCCGGTAGTCGGCTCATCCAGCAGCAGCACGGAAGGACGGCTGGCCAACACGGCAGCCAGTGCCACCCGCAAGCGCTGCCCCCGGCTGAGTGCCAGAGGAAAATCGGCAAGCAAAGAAGTCAACTCAAGCTTTTCTACAAGCTGATGGCAATAAGGCGTCCAGGGGTTAGACGGCATTTGCTGGCGTAAGGCAAATACAATTTCATCGGCAACCGTGGAATTAAACAACATAAAGTCAGGATTTTGCAGCACCATGCCTACATCCGGACTTAGCCCTTTTATTATCCGGCCCAAAATTTTTACACACCCCTGTGCGGGCTGCAGCAAGCCGCCAAGCTGCTGCAGCAAGGTAGACTTGCCAGCCCCGTTGTTACCCATTAAGGCAACAAATTGGCCTGCCGAAATAGTCAGATCAATCGCAGATAATACGCTGGGGCCTTTGGGATCATATTGGAAAGATAAGCGCTCAACCTCAACAGACAGCCTTGCTGAACGTCCCTGTCCAGCCGGTATTTCTGTCCGTTCCTGATTGCTCTGACAAGGCACCGAGTACTTTTCGGCAATAGCAGTGACCGCAGCCTCAACCTCGGCCGAAACAGGTCGAATACCCAATAGTCGGCAGATGTCGACAGGCTGTGGCATTCGCAGTCCATACTGTTCAAATAGGTCAGGCTGCGCATAAGCTTCGTCCCGGCTGCCCTGCCAAACCAGCTGTCCCTCCTGCATCAGCACGACTCGCCGGCATAGCGGCATGACCTCATGCAGGCGATGTTCCACAAGAATAATGGTCAGGCCCAGTTGCCGGTTAAGCTGCTCCAGCACGGCAAGTAATTCGGCTGCCCCTTTTGGATCAAGCTGACTAATGGGTTCATCCAACGC is a genomic window containing:
- a CDS encoding cobalt ABC transporter ATP-binding protein; the encoded protein is MEKILELQDVAFTYQQRNTPSVFGVSLSVRPGDFVLLTGATGCGKSTLLKMLNGLIPHESGGTLKGRILIAGQDSRQHSIAELSQQVGLVFQSPDDQLFSTTVYDETAFILENAGMDPAQIGFRVEETLSLVGLLDKKETSIHALSGGQKQRLAVASVLAARPKVLALDEPISQLDPKGAAELLAVLEQLNRQLGLTIILVEHRLHEVMPLCRRVVLMQEGQLVWQGSRDEAYAQPDLFEQYGLRMPQPVDICRLLGIRPVSAEVEAAVTAIAEKYSVPCQSNQERTEIPAGQGRSARLSVEVERLSFQYDPKGPSVLSAIDLTISAGQFVALMGNNGAGKSTLLQQLGGLLQPAQGCVKILGRIIKGLSPDVGMVLQNPDFMLFNSTVADEIVFALRQQMPSNPWTPYCHQLVEKLELTSLLADFPLALSRGQRLRVALAAVLASRPSVLLLDEPTTGQDIGHIKDIVQLLLEYTSQGGTVIFCTHDAEVAARYADRIVVLSQGCVVADGKPVEVFIQEAMLNNAGLKAPAALRVAQQLYNGTALTVEEVVGYVQQKCLGSSAG